The Kribbella sp. HUAS MG21 genome includes the window ACCACGGCCCGCGCGCGGTGGTCCCGCGTTCGATCGGCTCCGGTTCGGTCGTACTCCCGAGCGCGGCGGCCTCGCCGGCGGCCTCGACCCCCTCAGTGGCCGTCATGGGATCCACCTCCCACGGTGCGGATACGCGGGTCGAGGAGTCCGTAGATCAGGTCCACGACCAGGTTGGTCAGCATCAGGATCAGCGCGAAGAACAACGCCGTACCCATCAGCAACGGCATGTCCCGGCTGGCGGCAGCGTTGGCGAAGTACAGCCCGAGGCCCGGGATCCGCAGCAGCGCCTCGACGAAAACCGTGCCGGTCATCAGCGCCGCGAGCAGCGGACCGGCCACGGTGACCAGCGGGATCAGCGAGTTGCGCAGCGCGTGCCGGACGATGACGGTCCGCCGCGGACCGCCCTTGGCCAGCGCGGCGGTGACGTACTCCTCGCGAAGCGTCTCCAGCATGCTCGACCGCACGTACCGCGCCAGTACGGCGGCAGGCCCGAGGCTGAGCGCGAGCACCGGCAGGATCAGGTCCTCCGGCCCGTTCCAGCCGCCCGACGGCAGCAACTTCAACGTGGCGGAGAACAACAGGATCATGAACGCCGCCGTCAGGTAGCTCGGCAACGCATGGCCGAGCGTGACGACGAACATCGTCGCGTGGTCGGTCTTCGTGTTCTGCCGCAGCGCCGCGAACACCCCGATCGGTACGGCGATCAGCAAGGCGAGCACCACCGCCAGCACCGCGAGCGTGGCCGACACCGGGAACGCCTCCGCGATGATGTCCTGCACGGTGCGGCTGGCGTACTTGTACGACGGCCCGAAGTCCCAGACCACCGCGCCCTTCATGAAGATCAGGTACTGCTTCCACACCGGTACGTCGGCGCCGTACCGGGACTCGAGCTCGCCGACCATCGACTCCGTGCCGACGCCGCCGAAGTTGGTGGCGCCGCTGTTCACCCGCTGCAGGTCGGCGAAGTTGCCCGGCGCGAGCTGCAGCAGGGTGAACGTCAGGATCGAGACCGCGATCATCGACAGGACCAGCCGCACCGCCCGCTTGCCGATGTAGACCGCGAGCCCCACGTCAGCTCCCTACGCTCAGCGACTTGAGGTAGAAGTAGTCCGGATACGCCCGCAACTGCAGGCCCTGCACCTTCGGTTTGACCGCGTGGAAGAGGCTCAGCCAGAGCACCGGCACGAACAGGTACTGCTCCTCGCGGAGCTTCGCGGCCTGCTTGTACAGGTCCATCCGCTTCGCGTCGTCCGGCTCGGACGCGGCCTGGTCGGCCAGCGCGGCGATGTCCTTCGCCGGTTTCGAGGCGTGCTGGGCGAGGATGGCGTCGAGCTGGGCGGTCTTGTCCGCCGGCTTGAGCTTCTTGTCCTCCTGCACCGCCTGGTACTTCTGCCACTGGTCGCTCGGCAGGCTGATCTCCTGCACGTTCTTCGGCGACCAGAGCGAGCCGACCATCGTCGGCCACGTCGGCAGGCCGGCGAACGTACCGTAGTACCAGCCGATGTAGTCGCCCTTCTGGACCTGCCAGCGCCGCTCGGTGTACACACCGGCCTCGACGTGGTCGACGCTCGCCTTGATGCCGAGCTGCTTGGTCCAGCTGTCCACCATCGCGTCGGCGAGCGTGGTGTCCGGTACGCCGACCAGGATCCGGATCGTCGGCAGGCCCTGCCCGTTCGGGTAGCCGGCCTCGGCGAGCAACCGCTTGGCCTCGGCAACGTCTTCCTTGATCGCGATGCTCTCGTCCCAGCCGCCGGTCCGGCTGGTCACCAGCGAGACGCCCGGCTGCTGACCTGGCTGCACACCGGCCAGCGTCTTGCGGTCGAGCGCGAGCGACAACGCCTTGCGGACGCGGACGTCCTCCATCGCCTTGTGCTGGCTGCGCAGCTTCGCCAGGTAGAGGATGCTGTAGTTCTCGGTCTGCTGGAGCTCCTTCGACAGCGCCGCGTCCTTCTGGAACCGCAGTACGTCGGGACCGCTGAGCTGCACCAGGTCCGTCTCGCCGTTCTCGTACGCCACCGTCGCGGTCGCGGCCGCGCTCGGCTCGACCAGGTTCACCTGGATCCGGCCCAGCTTGACCTTGTCGCGCTCCCAGTAGTTCTCGTTGGGCACCAGGATCAGCCGCGAGTTCGCGACCCACTCGGTCACCGTGTACGGCCCGTTGGACACGTAGTTCGGCGGGTTCTGCCATTCCTTCGGCTTGCTCTCGACCAGGTCCATCGGCAACGGCAGCATCGCCGGGTGGGTGAGGGCCAGCAGGAAGTCCGGATTCGGGTTGGCCAGCGTGAGCACGAGCTCGTGGTCGCCGTTGGCCTTCACACCGACCTGCGACCAGTCGGTCAGCACGCCGGCCAGGAACTCCTTGGCGCCCTTGATCCCGGTGGACGCCTGGTAGCTGTTCGCACCGAGGGTCGTGCCCCCGGCCGAGGTCGCGGCCGGGGTGAACAGCCGCTTGTAGGTGCGCTCGAAGTCCTGGGCCACGACCGGCTTGCCGTCGGACCACTTCGCGTTGTCGCGCAGGGTGAAGGTGTAGGTCAGGCGGTCGTCCGAGACCTTCCACTCGGACGCGACGGCCGGCGTGACCCCGTCGCCCTTCTCGTTCTGGACGACGAGGCCCTCGGAGATCCCTCGGCTGAGGATCCACATGCCGTTGGTGATCACCTGCGGGTCGAGCACCTCGACCGGTACGTAGTCGATCTTCAACGTCGCCTTGCCGTCGCCCGCCTTGCCGCCGTCGTCGCCGAACAGGCCGCAACCGGTCAGCGACCAGCTGCCGCCGAGCGCGGCCAGCGTCAGACCGGACAGTCGCAGGAAGTCACGCCGGGTCTGGCCGACAGGGGGAACCGAGCTCGCGCGGTTGGCCATGGAGTGCCGCCTTTCTGGCGTCCTGAACTCGACTTATGGCGCGACCGTAGGGCCGTCGCAGCGTCGCTGTCAACGCTTTACGGCCATAACCGTAATTCAGTTCGGAATCGCTTGATTCGGCGGCGGAGCCGTGATCAGCTGAACCGTTCGTACGCCGGCAGCGTGAGGAAGTCGACGTACTCGTCGGCCAGCGTGACCTCGAGGAACAGCGCGCGGGCCGCCTCGTAACGCTCCGGAGTACCGAGCTTCGCGATCTCCTCCTCCGCGATCCGTTCGACGAGCTCGGTGGTCACGCGCTCGCCGGTGTCGAGGGTGACCTGGTTCTGCCGCCACTGCCAGATCTGCGAGCGGGAGATCTCGGCGGTCGCGGCGTCCTCCATCAGGTTGAAGATGCCGACCGCGCCGGTGCCCTCGAGCCAGGCGGCCAGGTACTGGACGGCGACGCTGACGTTGTTGCGCAGGCCGGCCTCGGTCACCTCACCGGGCGTGGCCGCGACGTCGAGCAGCTGCTCGGCGGTCACCGCGACGTCCTCGCGGAGCTTGTCGACCTGGTTGGGCCGGTCGCCGAGCACCGAGTCGAAGACCTTGCGGCAGGTCTCGACCATGCCCGGGTGCGCCACCCAGGAGCCGTCGAAGCCGTCGCCGGCCTCGCGGGTCTTGTCGGCCTCGACCTTCGCGAACGCCTGCTCGTTGACCGCCGGGTCCTTGCTCGGGATGAACGCCGCCATGCCGCCGATCGCGTGCGCACCGCGCTTGTGGCAGGTCCGCACCAGCAGTTCGGTGTACGCGCGCATGAACGGCACCGTCATCGTCACGCTGTTCCGGTCGGGCAGCTGGAACGCCGTACCGCGGGTGCGGTGCGTCTTGATCACGCTGAACATGTAGTCCCAGCGGCCCGCGTTCAGCCCGGCCGAGTGCTCGCGGAGCTCGTAGAGGATCTCCTCCATCTCGAACGCCGCGGGGTACGTCTCGATCAGGACCGTGGCGCGGATCGTCCCGCGCGGGATGCCGAGGGCCTCCTGCGCGGTAACGAAGACGTCGTTCCAGAGCCGTGCCTCGAGGTGCGACTCCATCTTCGGCAGGTAGAAGTACGGGCCCTGGCCGCGGTCGAGCTGCAGCTGCCCGCACGCGCTCAGGTAGAGCGCGAAGTCGACCAGCGACCCGGATGTGGGCTCGCCGTCGACAAGGATGTGCTTCTCCGGCAGGTGCCAGCCGCGCGGCCGGACGACGATGGTCGCGAGCTCGTCGTCCGGCTTGAGCGCGTAGCTCTTCGTGTCGGTGCTGAAGTCGATCTTCCGGGTGACCGCGTCGAGCAAGTTGAGCTGGCCGCCGACAACGTTCTCCCAGGTCGGCGTGTTGGCGTCCTCCTGGTCGGCCAGCCAGACCTTGGCGCCGGAGTTCAGCGCGTTGATCGTCATCTTCCGGTCGGTCGGCCCGGTGATCTCCACCCGGCGGTCGACGAGCCCCGGAGCGGCGGGCGCGACCCGCCACTCCGGGTCGTCCCGGACGTCCTTCGTCTCCGGCAGGAACCCCAGCGACGCACCGGCCGCGATCGCCGCGACCCGCTCCGCGCGCCGGGCGAGCAGCTCGCGCCGCCGCCCGTCGTACGCGCGGTGCAGCGTCTCGATGAGACCGAGCGCCTGCTCGGTGAGGATCTCGTCGTACCGCTCGCCCATCGGGCCGGTGACGTCGACTGCCACGTGAGGCTCCTTACTCCAGTACTACGACTTCGTGATCGGTGATCCGGTCTACCTCGACCGTAATCCAGCCGTCCTGCTGCTGCACTTCCGCATCCCTGCCCGACACCAGGAGCCGGGCCCGGTGGCCGCTCGCCCGGACCCGCACGGTGAACGGGCCGGCCGGGGTGAACTCCTCGAGGCGGCCGCGCCAGGCGCCGCCCTGGTCGAGGTTGACCAGATGCAGGACGTGCCGGTCACCCTGGCGGTACAACTGGCAGTCGAGGAGTCCCGCCCCGTCGACGCGCAACGGAATCGTGGCGTGGCGCACCAGGTTGGCGAGGACCTTGCCGTGGTCCGGATGGTGGTACTTCGCGTACAACCGGTCCAGGTCCGCGGCGAGGTACGCCGTCCGCTCGCCGCGCACCAGCGCCGGGGTGTCGGTGCGCGGCTCCTCCATCCACGACTTCTCCGGCGGATAGATCGGGAACGGCGGGATCCAGGTCAGTGCCGGCTTGCCCGCGGCCTCGACCAGCTCCAGTTGGCCGCCGAACGGCAGCACGTCGGTGTCACCGTCGAAAACCGATCGGTCTTCGATCCGGAGGTAGCTGTGGCTGTCGTAGTTCTCCCAGTCGGTGACCGTGCCGTCCCCGAGCCGCTTGCCGGTGTGCCGTACGCCGACCAGCTCGCCGAGCGCCCAGTCGCCGCGCCGGATGCCCCACTCGTCGTACAGCCCCGATTCCCCCGTCACGACCAGCTTCCCACCGGCTTGCACATAGCCGGCCAGTTGAGCGACCTGCTCATCGGTCAGCACCCCCACGTTCGGAACCACCAGGACGTCGAACCGCCTGTCCACCACGTTCGTGGGTAAGTACGGGATCCGGGCTCTGATCAGTGCATCCGTCCACCCCCGGTAGGGCAGTTGGCTGACCGTCTCAGGATGGTTCTTCCCGTGGAAGTCCACACTCCGCTGGCTCCACAGCAGCCCGACCGTCGCGACCGGGTCCCGGTCGACGAGGAACTCCTCGTGCTGCTCGTGCCACTCGAACAGCGGCTGCGCGGTCGCGTACTGCCGGCGGTCGTCGTGCACCGAGCCGATGTGGTGCCACCACGGCTGGATCCCGCCGGCCCAGCCTTCGATCGCCCACATCCTGGCCTCTGGCGCGGGCTTGCTGCCGAGCCGGAACGTCGGTACGCCGGCGTCGTACATCGCCGTGCTTTCCGGAATCAGGGTTTCCGTTCCGAGCATTCCGTGCAGGCGTTTTCCGGAGTCGGCGTTCGCCTGGAAACCGGATTCCTCGTGCCGCCACTGCGAATCCAGCAGGAAGATCCGGGCCCGCTCGCAGATCGCGGCGTCGTCACGCAGGCGCTTGCTCTGCGCAACGACCTCGCCCCCGTTCATCCCGATCCACAGGCAGTCCGCGCCGCCGGCGCGCCGAGTCACCTCGTTGTTCAGGTCCCAGACCGCGAGCCGCTGGTCGTAGCTCCAGCGGATCCACTGCTTGTAGACCGGGTCCTCCCAGTCCACAGCGGCTGGGAGCTCCTGGCCGAAGCTGTCGCGGCAGTTCGGGCAGTAGCAGATCGAGTCCCGGCCGAGGCCGCTCCAGCTGTTGTCCGTGATCCCGTCCGGCGTACTGCGCTCGATGATTTCCTCGAGGATCCCGGTCAGGAAATCCTTGTAGTACGGGCCGCTGACGCACGCGACGTACAACGGGCCGGCTCGATACGGGTTGCCGTCGGCGTCGATCGCGAACCAGTCCGGGTAGGCGTCGTACAGCGGCTGGTGGGCCCGGTTCGAGTCCATCCGGGCCAGGACCGTCAGCCCCTCGGCGCGTGCTGCTTCGACGATCTCGCCGTACAGGTCGCGGTCGCCGAGGTACTCCGCGCGGTGGTGCAGCTCGAACTTGCTCGGGTAGTACGCGACGATCCCGCCGGCGTTGACGATCACGCCCTGGACGCGGGTCCGGCGCCACTGCTCCCGCCACCAGTCGGCGTCGTACCGGGCCGGGTCCTTCTCGGTGAGGTTGGTCTGCGCCCAGCGCAGGGTCCGGCGGTACCAGGGTTTCACGGGAGGCTCCGGACCGCGTCACCGGCGCCGGAAAGGTTCTCCAGCAGCATTTCCGAGTATTTCCGGCTCAGGACAACGCCTTCCGCGCCGCCCTCGAACGCGGCCAGTGTCGCGTCGCGGACCGACTCCCGCGTGCACCGGGTCAGTTCGCCCTCGTTGTCGTCCCAGTTGATCTTGGTGCCGACGTCGCGCGGCGACTCCAGCCCGCGCTGCCGGGCGACCCCGACCGGGATGTCGATGTCGATGCCCGGATAGATCTTGCTCTGTCCCCCGACGCCGGCGACGGCCCGCTCGGTCTCGCGCCGTACGTAGTCCGCGGTGAACCCGGTCTGCGGCAGCTTCTCGTAGTCGCCCTCGTCGAGCTGCAGCAGCTTCATCATCAACGGGTACACGTCCTCCGGCTCGGCGTCGGCGAACAGCGCCCCGCAGATGCTCTTCACCCAGGTGAAGAACCGCGGCCCCGCGCAGTTGTTGTAGATGACCACCTTGATGAAGTCCGAGAACTTCGCCATCTCGGTGTAGTCCTGGTCCGCCCGGTAGAACGGGCTGAACGAGATGTTGTGGTAGACGTGCCAGCCCACCTGCACCTCGGGCGAGATCGCCTTGGTCACCCCGTAGATGTTTCGGTACAGCTGGCGCTGGCTCTCGGTCCACAGCGTCTGCCAGGACAGGACTTCGGGGAAGTTCAGCAGGATCCGCCAGAACGTCACGAAGGCACCGTCGACCGGCCGCTCGCCGGCGCCGACGCGCTGGTTCCACTCGACCAGTTCGCGGTACCCGCGCATCGCCCGGTCGACGTCGATCCCGCGCTCGCGGGCGAACTGCCGGCAGTGCGGGCAGAAGCAGCCGATCTCGGACACGTCGACCGTGCCCTGCATCAGCATGTTCAGCGGACCCGGCCGCTCCGAGCACCAGGCGAGACCGTCGAGCTCGTAACTCTGCACGTAGTCCTCGACGAACCCGAGATGCCAGTTGCGGTAGTCCGGGTTGTTGAAGCACGGCCGCCGCCCGGGGCGTCCCCAGGCGTCCACCTCGAGCACCTTGGCGAAGTTCGGATAGCTGCGGAGCTGCTTCGCGCCACCGCTTTCCTCCATCCAGGCGAACGATTTCATGCCGCGCTCGCGGGCCTTCGGGACGATGTCGCCGAGCAGGTCGAGCTCCGGGTTTTCCGGCGCCTTTCCGACCGCGCCGAGAACCGTGTTCCCGTAGTACTCCGGGTGCGGGGTCGCGTAGTTCCCGCCGACCCAGCCCAGGTCGTACTCCTGGCCGCCGTGGTCCGGGATCGGGTGCCCCGGGATCTGCCGCCCGCCGGTTCCCCGGGTCCAGGTCGGCGTGGCCAGGAACAGCGCGTTCACCGCGCCGCGTTCGGCCAGGATGTCGAGCGTCCGGTCGACGCCTTCGTCGACGAACGAGATGGCTCCGATCTGCATGGCAACGAGCCGCTCCGGCACGGTGCTCACCCCTTCATTCCTGTCATCGTGATGCCTTGGATGAAATAGCGCTGGGCAAAGAGGAAGACAGCGATCACCGGTACGACGGACACCGTCGCACCGCACATCAGCAGACTGATCTGGGTGAAGTACTCGCCCTGGAACTGGGCGAGCGCCACCGGCAGGGTCTGCAGGTTCTCGGACGTGATGTAGATCAGCGGCCCGAACAGGTCGTTCCACGACTCGAGGAACGTGAACACGCCGATCGCGGCCAGGGCCGGCTTGGTCTGCGGCAGCATGATCCGCCAGTAGATGCCGAACGTGGAGGCGCCGTCGATCTTGCCCGCGTCCTCGAGTTCCTGCGGGATCGTCAGGAACGACTGCCGCATCAGGAACGTCGCGAACACCGGCGTCAGCACCTTCGGCACCCACAGCGGGTACTGCGTGTCCACCCAGCCGATGTTCTGGAACACGATGTACTGCGGGATCAGGTACGCGATGCCCGGGATGATCGACGTACCGAGCAGCACCAGGAACGCGATGTCCCGGCCGGCGAACTTCAGCCGCGCGAACGCGTAGCCGGCCATCGACGCGACGATCAGGACCCCGACCACGTTCAGCCCGGCCAGCTTCACGCTGTTCCACAGGAACACCGGGATCAGCTCGAACACCTGCCGGTAGTTGTCCCACTGCCCGTCGGTCGGCAGGAACTTCGGCGGTACCGACAGCACCTTCGCCTCCGGGCGCAGCGACGCGCTGATCATCCACACCAGCGGCGCCAGGAAAACGACGGCGAACAACGACATGACGACGTACTGCGAGGTCTTGGAAACGAGTCTCATGTGTAGAACACCCACCTCTTCTGCAGCTTCCACTGCAGGTAGGTGACGGCCGCGATCACCACGAACAGGACCCACGACATCGCCGAGGCGTAGCCGACCTTCCCGTAGCTGAACGCGTTCTGGTAGATGTTGTAGATGTAGACGCTGGTGGCATGCCCCGGCCCGCCCTTGGTCATCACGTAGATCAGGCCGAAGACCTGGAACGTCGAGATGAACTGGGTGATCAGCAGGAACAGGAAATGCGGGGTCAGCAGCGGCAGCGTGATGAACCGCAGCCGCTGCCAGGCGCCGGCGCCGTCGAGCTTCCCGGACTCGAACAGCTCGTTCGGCAGCCCCTGCAGACCGGCGAGCAGGATGATCATCGGGTAGCCGATGCCCTGCCAGACGCTGACCATGATCACCGCCGGCATCGCCCAGCTCGAGCTCGACACCCATTGCGGGCCGCCGATCCCGACCTGCTGGAGCAGTCCGTTGATCACCCCGTTGTCCGGCTGGAAGAACCAGAACCAGACGAACCCGATCGCCACCACGTTCGTCACGTACGGCGCGAAGTACGCCGTCCGGAAGAACGCGACGCCGCGGATCGGCCGGGCGCACAGCAGCGCCAGCACCAGGCCGATCCCGATCGTCAGCGGAATGCTCGCCAGCGTGAAGTACACCGTGTTCCGGAACGTCTGCAGGAACAGCGGATCGTCGGTGAACATGCTGGTGAAGTTCCGCAGCCCGACGAACTTCGGCGCCGCGATGCCGTTCCAGTCGGTCAGCGACGCGACCATCGAGACCAGGATCGGGAAGAACTGGAACGCCACCACGCCGATCACGATCGGGCTGATGAACAGCCAGCCGGTGAGGTTCTGCCGCCGGCGGGCCCGGCGGACGTCGGCCACCTGGACGGTGCCGCGGTCGCGCGCCATCGTGATGGTTGCCATCGACATCAACCCTTCAAGGCGGTCTCCACCTGCGGCTTGATCTGCTGCAGAACGTCGCCGACCGGCTTCTCGCAGTTGTAGGCCGTGTCCAGCGCGGGCCGGTACAGCTCGCGGGCGCCGATCGTGTTCTTGGTCTGGTTGGTCGCGGTCAGGTGCTTCGCCGCCTCGGCGAACAGTCCGATGTGCTCCGGCGCCTTGCCGTCCGGCGCCAACGCGGCCGCGGCCTTGAGGTTGATCGGCGTGAACGCCCCGCCCTGGAGCAGGATCTTGCCGCCGTCCTCACTCGCCAGGTACTTGAGCAGCGACCAGGCGGCGTCCGGGTTCTTCGCCTTCTTCGGGACGCAGAACACGATCACGCTGGACTCGGTCTTCTGCTCCACGTCACCAGGCGGCGGAGCGACGTCCCAGGTGAAGTCCTTCATCGCCGACCGCAGGTACGGGACCGTGCCGAAGGTCGCGAACATCATCGCGATCTTGCCCTGCGCGAACATCTGGTTCTGCACGTTGTCCTGCTGCAGCACGGACCACGGCGGCTGCACCTTCTCCTTGCAGGTCAGGTCGGTCGCCCACTGCAGCGCCTCGACCTCCTTCGCCCCGGGCAGCGTGAACTGGGTGCCGTCCGGCGAGAAGATGCCCGTCTGGCTGCCGTGGTTCACCGTGAACGTCTGCTCGTAGCCGGTGTCCAGGTAGACCAGAGCGCCGTACTGCTTCTTCGCCGGGTCGGTGAGCTTCTTCGCGGCGGCCTGGAAGTCGGCCCAGGTCCAGCCGTCCGACGACCAGGTGGTCGGCGGCAGCGGTACGCCGGCCTGCTTGAACAGGTCGACGTTGTAGAAGATCAGCCGCGGCTGGTACCCGAGCACCCAGGCGGTGTGCGAACCGTCCGGCTGCTTCGGGAACTCGAACGTCTCCTTGGCGAACTGCGACGTGTCGAGCTTGTCCTTGTCGAGGTACGGGCGGAGGTCCAGCAGCGCTCCCTGCTCGGAGAAGCCGCGGACGAAGTCGTCGTTGATCCGCATCACGTCCGGCGGGCTGCCGCCCGCGATCAGCGTGCGCATCTTGGTGTCGTACTCCTGGGTGACGGCGGGCTGCACCGTGACCTGTGACCCGGACTCCTTCTCGAAGGCCTGGATCGCCTGCTCGAGCGGGTTGCCCTTGACCTGCTCCCAGTTCAGGAACGTCAGGCCGTTCTTGCCTCCACCACCACTGGCACTCCCGTTGCCACCGCAGCCGGCCAGCAGACCGGCGGCCGTCATTCCCGTCAGTCCGGCGAGGAACCTGCGGCGGCTCAGGTCGGAGAGTTGTGTCACCGGAATCTCCCATCCGCGAGGGATGAATACGTATACAATGAATACGTATACACAGCTCATTGGGCGCGGTCAACGGGCTGCGGCGACACTCTTCAGTAGGGTTCGTAGCTCGGGATGAGGGGAGGCAGGATGTCGCGACCGCCGACGAGCCGGGACCTGGCTCGACTGGCCGGGGTGTCACAGGCGACCGTGTCGCGGGTGCTGACCAACAACCCGAAGGTCAACCCGGAGACCAGGGCGCGGGTCCTGCAGGTGCTCAAGGAGGCGAACTACACGCCGAACGCGCTGGCCCGAGCGATGAAGACCGGGCGGACCGACACCATCGGCGTGTTCATGACCCGCGTGACCAGCCCGTTCCACGCCGAACTGCTCGACGAGATCGGCCGGGTGCTGAGCTCGATGGGCCTGCACATGATCCTCTGGAACATCGAGCACGACCCGGAGGAAACGGTCGCCGAAGTGCTGCAGCAACGCCTCGTCGACGGCTTCCTGCTGACCTCGGCGACGTACGACTCGAAGCTGCACACGATGGCGCTGGCGTCCGGGACGCCGACCGTCCTGCTGCACCGCGGCATCGACGGGCTCGACTGCGACCAGG containing:
- a CDS encoding ABC transporter permease, which encodes MGLAVYIGKRAVRLVLSMIAVSILTFTLLQLAPGNFADLQRVNSGATNFGGVGTESMVGELESRYGADVPVWKQYLIFMKGAVVWDFGPSYKYASRTVQDIIAEAFPVSATLAVLAVVLALLIAVPIGVFAALRQNTKTDHATMFVVTLGHALPSYLTAAFMILLFSATLKLLPSGGWNGPEDLILPVLALSLGPAAVLARYVRSSMLETLREEYVTAALAKGGPRRTVIVRHALRNSLIPLVTVAGPLLAALMTGTVFVEALLRIPGLGLYFANAAASRDMPLLMGTALFFALILMLTNLVVDLIYGLLDPRIRTVGGGSHDGH
- a CDS encoding peptide ABC transporter substrate-binding protein, whose amino-acid sequence is MANRASSVPPVGQTRRDFLRLSGLTLAALGGSWSLTGCGLFGDDGGKAGDGKATLKIDYVPVEVLDPQVITNGMWILSRGISEGLVVQNEKGDGVTPAVASEWKVSDDRLTYTFTLRDNAKWSDGKPVVAQDFERTYKRLFTPAATSAGGTTLGANSYQASTGIKGAKEFLAGVLTDWSQVGVKANGDHELVLTLANPNPDFLLALTHPAMLPLPMDLVESKPKEWQNPPNYVSNGPYTVTEWVANSRLILVPNENYWERDKVKLGRIQVNLVEPSAAATATVAYENGETDLVQLSGPDVLRFQKDAALSKELQQTENYSILYLAKLRSQHKAMEDVRVRKALSLALDRKTLAGVQPGQQPGVSLVTSRTGGWDESIAIKEDVAEAKRLLAEAGYPNGQGLPTIRILVGVPDTTLADAMVDSWTKQLGIKASVDHVEAGVYTERRWQVQKGDYIGWYYGTFAGLPTWPTMVGSLWSPKNVQEISLPSDQWQKYQAVQEDKKLKPADKTAQLDAILAQHASKPAKDIAALADQAASEPDDAKRMDLYKQAAKLREEQYLFVPVLWLSLFHAVKPKVQGLQLRAYPDYFYLKSLSVGS
- the aceB gene encoding malate synthase A; protein product: MAVDVTGPMGERYDEILTEQALGLIETLHRAYDGRRRELLARRAERVAAIAAGASLGFLPETKDVRDDPEWRVAPAAPGLVDRRVEITGPTDRKMTINALNSGAKVWLADQEDANTPTWENVVGGQLNLLDAVTRKIDFSTDTKSYALKPDDELATIVVRPRGWHLPEKHILVDGEPTSGSLVDFALYLSACGQLQLDRGQGPYFYLPKMESHLEARLWNDVFVTAQEALGIPRGTIRATVLIETYPAAFEMEEILYELREHSAGLNAGRWDYMFSVIKTHRTRGTAFQLPDRNSVTMTVPFMRAYTELLVRTCHKRGAHAIGGMAAFIPSKDPAVNEQAFAKVEADKTREAGDGFDGSWVAHPGMVETCRKVFDSVLGDRPNQVDKLREDVAVTAEQLLDVAATPGEVTEAGLRNNVSVAVQYLAAWLEGTGAVGIFNLMEDAATAEISRSQIWQWRQNQVTLDTGERVTTELVERIAEEEIAKLGTPERYEAARALFLEVTLADEYVDFLTLPAYERFS
- a CDS encoding alpha-amylase family protein; protein product: MKPWYRRTLRWAQTNLTEKDPARYDADWWREQWRRTRVQGVIVNAGGIVAYYPSKFELHHRAEYLGDRDLYGEIVEAARAEGLTVLARMDSNRAHQPLYDAYPDWFAIDADGNPYRAGPLYVACVSGPYYKDFLTGILEEIIERSTPDGITDNSWSGLGRDSICYCPNCRDSFGQELPAAVDWEDPVYKQWIRWSYDQRLAVWDLNNEVTRRAGGADCLWIGMNGGEVVAQSKRLRDDAAICERARIFLLDSQWRHEESGFQANADSGKRLHGMLGTETLIPESTAMYDAGVPTFRLGSKPAPEARMWAIEGWAGGIQPWWHHIGSVHDDRRQYATAQPLFEWHEQHEEFLVDRDPVATVGLLWSQRSVDFHGKNHPETVSQLPYRGWTDALIRARIPYLPTNVVDRRFDVLVVPNVGVLTDEQVAQLAGYVQAGGKLVVTGESGLYDEWGIRRGDWALGELVGVRHTGKRLGDGTVTDWENYDSHSYLRIEDRSVFDGDTDVLPFGGQLELVEAAGKPALTWIPPFPIYPPEKSWMEEPRTDTPALVRGERTAYLAADLDRLYAKYHHPDHGKVLANLVRHATIPLRVDGAGLLDCQLYRQGDRHVLHLVNLDQGGAWRGRLEEFTPAGPFTVRVRASGHRARLLVSGRDAEVQQQDGWITVEVDRITDHEVVVLE
- a CDS encoding carbohydrate ABC transporter permease, coding for MRLVSKTSQYVVMSLFAVVFLAPLVWMISASLRPEAKVLSVPPKFLPTDGQWDNYRQVFELIPVFLWNSVKLAGLNVVGVLIVASMAGYAFARLKFAGRDIAFLVLLGTSIIPGIAYLIPQYIVFQNIGWVDTQYPLWVPKVLTPVFATFLMRQSFLTIPQELEDAGKIDGASTFGIYWRIMLPQTKPALAAIGVFTFLESWNDLFGPLIYITSENLQTLPVALAQFQGEYFTQISLLMCGATVSVVPVIAVFLFAQRYFIQGITMTGMKG
- a CDS encoding sugar ABC transporter permease; this translates as MATITMARDRGTVQVADVRRARRRQNLTGWLFISPIVIGVVAFQFFPILVSMVASLTDWNGIAAPKFVGLRNFTSMFTDDPLFLQTFRNTVYFTLASIPLTIGIGLVLALLCARPIRGVAFFRTAYFAPYVTNVVAIGFVWFWFFQPDNGVINGLLQQVGIGGPQWVSSSSWAMPAVIMVSVWQGIGYPMIILLAGLQGLPNELFESGKLDGAGAWQRLRFITLPLLTPHFLFLLITQFISTFQVFGLIYVMTKGGPGHATSVYIYNIYQNAFSYGKVGYASAMSWVLFVVIAAVTYLQWKLQKRWVFYT
- a CDS encoding sugar ABC transporter substrate-binding protein; this translates as MTQLSDLSRRRFLAGLTGMTAAGLLAGCGGNGSASGGGGKNGLTFLNWEQVKGNPLEQAIQAFEKESGSQVTVQPAVTQEYDTKMRTLIAGGSPPDVMRINDDFVRGFSEQGALLDLRPYLDKDKLDTSQFAKETFEFPKQPDGSHTAWVLGYQPRLIFYNVDLFKQAGVPLPPTTWSSDGWTWADFQAAAKKLTDPAKKQYGALVYLDTGYEQTFTVNHGSQTGIFSPDGTQFTLPGAKEVEALQWATDLTCKEKVQPPWSVLQQDNVQNQMFAQGKIAMMFATFGTVPYLRSAMKDFTWDVAPPPGDVEQKTESSVIVFCVPKKAKNPDAAWSLLKYLASEDGGKILLQGGAFTPINLKAAAALAPDGKAPEHIGLFAEAAKHLTATNQTKNTIGARELYRPALDTAYNCEKPVGDVLQQIKPQVETALKG